A stretch of the Vigna radiata var. radiata cultivar VC1973A chromosome 7, Vradiata_ver6, whole genome shotgun sequence genome encodes the following:
- the LOC106765655 gene encoding uncharacterized protein LOC106765655 — MDPKNVKSDLVLILDYGSQYTHLITRRIRSLSVFSLCISGTSSLATITDLNPSVVILSGGPHSVHTPDSPSFPDGFLSWARSHGVVVLGICYGLQLLVQRLGGDVRVGHKQEYGRMEICVDKPSALFPSGKVGKRQVVWMSHGDEAVTLPDGFHVIARSDQGAVAAIENPSAKFYGLQYHPEVTHTAEGMETLRHFLFDVCGVEAGWNMEDVMEEEIKVINDTVGPDEHVICALSGGVDSTVAATLVHKAIGGRLHCVFVDNGLLRYKERERVMETFEKDLHLPVVCVDAVDQFLTKLKGVTDPETKRKIIGKEFICIFDAFAQELEAKLGKKPAYLVQGTLYPDVIESCPPPGTGRTHSHTIKSHHNVGGLPKDMKLKLIEPLKLLFKDEVRQLGKILNVPEAFLKRHPFPGPGLAVRVLGDVTEGNALDILRQVDEIFIQSIKDAGLYDSIWQAFAVFLPVRSVGVQGDQRTHSHVVALRAVTSQDGMTADWYYFEHKFLDDVARKICNGVRGVNRVVQDITSKPPSTIEWE; from the exons ATGGACCCCAAAAACGTGAAATCTGACCTTGTTCTCATCCTCGATTACGGTTCCCAATACACGCACCTCATCACTCGCCGAATCCGTAGTCTCTCCGTCTTCTCTCTCTGCATCTCCGGCACCTCCTCCCTCGCCACAATCACCGACCTCAACCCCTCCGTCGTCATTCTCTCCGGCGGTCCCCACTCTGTTCACACCCCCGACTCCCCCTCCTTCCCCGATGGCTTCCTTTCCTGGGCCCGCTCCCATGGCGTCGTTGTCCTCGGCATCTGCTACGGTCTCCAACTCCTCGTCCAGCGCCTCGGCGGCGACGTCCGAGTCGGACACAAGCAGGAGTACGGCCGCATGGAAATCTGCGTCGACAAACCCTCCGCGCTCTTCCCGTCCGGGAAAGTTGGTAAACGACAGGTCGTTTGGATGAGCCACGGCGACGAGGCTGTCACGCTCCCCGATGGCTTCCACGTCATCGCCCGCAGCGACCAGGGCGCTGTCGCTGCCATCGAAAATCCCTCCGCTAAGTTCTATGGCCTCCAGTATCATCCTGAG GTGACGCATACAGCGGAAGGAATGGAAACCTTGCGGCATTTTCTGTTTGATGTCTGTGGCGTGGAAGCAGGGTGGAACATGGAGGATGTGATGGAGGAGGAGATAAAGGTGATTAATGATACGGTGGGGCCTGATGAGCATGTCATATGTGCTTTGTCTGGTGGTGTGGATTCCACTGTTGCTGCAACTCTTGTGCATAAGGCTATTGGCGGTAGGCTTCATTGCGTGTTTGTGGATAATGGGTTGCTTAGGTATAAGGAGAGGGAGCGTGTGATGGAGACCTTTGAGAAGGATCTTCATCTGCCAGTTGTGTGTGTTGATGCCGTGGATCAGTTTCTTACGAAGTTGAAAGGTGTGACGGATCCGGAGACTAAGAGGAAGATTATTGGGAAGgagtttatttgtatttttgatGCATTTGCCCAGGAGCTTGAAGCTAAGCTGGGAAAGAAGCCGGCTTACTTGGTTCAAGGGACGTTGTATCCGGATGTGATTGAATCTTGCCCTCCACCTGGGACTGGGAGAACCCACTCCCATACCATTAAAAGTCATCATAATGTTGGAGGTCTTCCGAAGGACATGAAATTGAAGCTTATTGAACCGCTTAAGCTACTATTCAAGGATGAG GTTCGTCAATTAGGGAAGATCTTGAATGTTCCCGAGGCATTTCTAAAACGCCATCCATTCCCTGGGCCTGGTCTCGCTGTGAGAGTTTTGGGTGATGTGACTGAAGGAAATGCTTTAGATATTCTCCGACAG gTTGATGAGATCTTCATCCAGTCAATCAAGGATGCTGGACTCTATGATTCAATATGGCAAGCTTTTGCAGTTTTCTTGCCTGTTCGATCAGTTGGTGTTCAAGGTGATCAAAGAACACACTCCCATGTTGTTGCTCTTAGAGCTGTTACAAGTCAAGATGGAATGACTGCAGACTG GTACTACTTTGAGCACAAGTTTCTTGACGACGTAGCCAGAAAGATTTGTAATGGTGTTCGTGGTGTAAACCGTGTTGTGCAAGACATTACCTCAAAGCCACCATCAACCATTGAATGGGAATAA
- the LOC106768413 gene encoding uncharacterized protein LOC106768413 isoform X1 — translation MAKRSPTRVNQTYETGCTWRMFRIFNFRESRSDRRLVSSRRHLNAHANAAENGKSRSNSGEASTVDEKCLQIGVSSRRRDYICRSINSMVNDEVADWENEVKKMIVDHRFVNTHYQGKDGAGCQPNQFLDALQILYTNKELFIKLLQDPNSLLVKQIQELQSSQVKEPCQHARQKMTSRLNKPQNTDATQCAKPFNSSDRSDLRSNRIVVLKPGTVNVENSVETSFVSPPHSPDSFSSNAQNTRLSHFPFSCIKRTLKHVMKVRRQEQQLKTADGIPSRLSSSSKGLGDGKKAQELEISERNSPIHALSNTGKWLNSYHDLKKKRENIIMFKDSALCMGQEAASFGESCSKNTSVSPREENILKMHVESRKSRSQMLNYGIEETFEEDINLKNSVLNHNLHAYYDIPRDGRYMDSPTQNINMNNIIGGSGSLLDLRPEIQTLSFSSDVSSSQSCQRTDNTVNMGNKVEHPNNESFDEHFIKDDVTNLIQPDESPEKRMHEKIEENHFEDLLRLSFDPMNDLVSSKDDIIDYVREILHALNLTLKRSSDQLLDPTTFVELKEKPSQLSGGTILHDCVIECFMQVYQNSGFPLHVGNVQAYVLKKLVVKEITELVNLHFHSHPSTLTLEQLVEMDLARRGSWLNIQVDAEDIAVELETHVLEKLVLEIASEMNYQKHDTLQ, via the exons ATGGCGAAAAGATCTCCTACTCGGGTTAACCAAACGTACGAGACAGGCTGTACGTGGCGAATGTTTAGAATCTTTAATTTTCGTGAAAGTCGTTCCGACAGAAGATTGGTTTCCAGTAGGAGGCATTTGAATGCTCATGCTAATG CTGCAGAAAATGGAAAATCCAGAAGTAACTCAGGTGAGGCCAGCACAGTTGATGAGAAGTGCCTTCAAATTGGT GTTAGTTCCAGAAGAAGAGATTACATCTGTAGAAGTATCAACAGCATGGTGAATGATGAGGTAGCAGATTGggaaaatgaagtaaaaaagaTGATCGTTGATCACAGGTTTGTCAATACACATTATCAAGGCAAAGATGGAGCGGGCTGCCAGCCTAATCAATTCCTGGATGCTTTACAGATTTTATATACAAACAAGGAACTTTTCATTAAACTTCTGCAAGATCCAAATTCTTTGTTAGTAAAACAGATTCAGGAATTACAGAGTTCTCAAGTGAAAGAACCATGCCAGCATGCAAGGCAGAAAATGACGAGTAGATTAAATAAGCCTCAAAATACTGATGCTACACAATGTGCAAAACCTTTTAATTCCTCTGATAGATCTGATTTGAGGTCAAACAGAATAGTAGTTTTGAAGCCTGGCACAGTTAATGTGGAAAATTCTGTAGAAACAAGCTTTGTAAGTCCTCCACATTCGCCTGATAGCTTCAGTTCTAATGCACAAAATACTAGGCTTTCACATTTTCCCTTCAGTTGTATAAAGAGAACATTGAAGCATGTTATGAAAGTAAGGAGACAAGAACAGCAGTTGAAGACAGCTGATGGAATACCAAGTAGACTTTCCTCCAGTTCAAAGGGCCTGGGAGATGGAAAAAAAGCACAAGAATtggaaatttctgaaagaaactcaccaattcatgcCCTTAGTAATACTGGAAAATGGTTGAATTCATATCATgatttgaagaagaagagggagaaCATTATCATGTTCAAGGATTCTGCGTTATGTATGGGTCAGGAAGCAGCTTCTTTTGGTGAAAGTTGCAGTAAGAATACTTCAGTTAGCCCTCgtgaagaaaatatattgaaaatgcACGTTGAAAGTAGGAAGAGTCGATCTCAGATGTTGAACTATGGAATCGAGGAAACTTTTGAAGAAGACATTAATCTTAAAAATAGTGTTCTTAACCACAATCTGCATGCATATTATGATATTCCTAGAG ATGGCAGATACATGGACAGTCCTACTCAGAACATCAACATGAATAATATAATCGGAGGAAGTGGATCTTTGCTG GATTTGCGTCCAGAAATCCAGACATTGTCTTTTTCATCAGATGTTTCATCAAGCCAATCCTGTCAGAGAACAGATAATACTGTAAACATGGGAAACAAAGTCGAACATCCTAATAATGAATCTTTTGATGAACATTTTATTAAGGATGATGTTACCAACCTTATTCAACCAG ATGAGTCACCAGAAAAGAGAATGCatgaaaaaattgaagagaACCATTTTGAAGACCTTTTAAGACTCTCTTTTGATCCAATGAACGATTTAGTCTCCTCCAAGGACGACATCATAGACTATGTAAGGGAAATTCTGCATGCTTTGAACCTTACTCTGAAGAGATCATCTGACCAATTGCTGGATCCAACCACCtttgttgaactgaaggaaaaACCTAGCCAACTTTCTGGTGGAACAATCTTGCATGACTGTGTCATAGAATGTTTCATGCAGGTATACCAGAATAGTGGTTTCCCACTTCACGTTGGAAACGTCCAAGCGTATGTTTTGAAGAAACTTGTGGTTAAAGAGATCACTGAACTCGTTAACTTGCACTTTCACTCTCATCCATCAACTTTAACGTTAGAACAGCTTGTTGAAATGGACTTGGCAAGACGTGGTTCATGGCTAAATATCCAAGTTGATGCAGAAGATATAGCAGTAGAGCTGGAGACACATGTTCTTGAAAAACTGGTATTGGAAATTGCCTCTGAGATGAATTACCAGAAACATGACACATTGCAATAA
- the LOC106768413 gene encoding uncharacterized protein LOC106768413 isoform X2 yields MAKRSPTRVNQTYETGCTWRMFRIFNFRESRSDRRLVSSRRHLNAHANENGKSRSNSGEASTVDEKCLQIGVSSRRRDYICRSINSMVNDEVADWENEVKKMIVDHRFVNTHYQGKDGAGCQPNQFLDALQILYTNKELFIKLLQDPNSLLVKQIQELQSSQVKEPCQHARQKMTSRLNKPQNTDATQCAKPFNSSDRSDLRSNRIVVLKPGTVNVENSVETSFVSPPHSPDSFSSNAQNTRLSHFPFSCIKRTLKHVMKVRRQEQQLKTADGIPSRLSSSSKGLGDGKKAQELEISERNSPIHALSNTGKWLNSYHDLKKKRENIIMFKDSALCMGQEAASFGESCSKNTSVSPREENILKMHVESRKSRSQMLNYGIEETFEEDINLKNSVLNHNLHAYYDIPRDGRYMDSPTQNINMNNIIGGSGSLLDLRPEIQTLSFSSDVSSSQSCQRTDNTVNMGNKVEHPNNESFDEHFIKDDVTNLIQPDESPEKRMHEKIEENHFEDLLRLSFDPMNDLVSSKDDIIDYVREILHALNLTLKRSSDQLLDPTTFVELKEKPSQLSGGTILHDCVIECFMQVYQNSGFPLHVGNVQAYVLKKLVVKEITELVNLHFHSHPSTLTLEQLVEMDLARRGSWLNIQVDAEDIAVELETHVLEKLVLEIASEMNYQKHDTLQ; encoded by the exons ATGGCGAAAAGATCTCCTACTCGGGTTAACCAAACGTACGAGACAGGCTGTACGTGGCGAATGTTTAGAATCTTTAATTTTCGTGAAAGTCGTTCCGACAGAAGATTGGTTTCCAGTAGGAGGCATTTGAATGCTCATGCTAATG AAAATGGAAAATCCAGAAGTAACTCAGGTGAGGCCAGCACAGTTGATGAGAAGTGCCTTCAAATTGGT GTTAGTTCCAGAAGAAGAGATTACATCTGTAGAAGTATCAACAGCATGGTGAATGATGAGGTAGCAGATTGggaaaatgaagtaaaaaagaTGATCGTTGATCACAGGTTTGTCAATACACATTATCAAGGCAAAGATGGAGCGGGCTGCCAGCCTAATCAATTCCTGGATGCTTTACAGATTTTATATACAAACAAGGAACTTTTCATTAAACTTCTGCAAGATCCAAATTCTTTGTTAGTAAAACAGATTCAGGAATTACAGAGTTCTCAAGTGAAAGAACCATGCCAGCATGCAAGGCAGAAAATGACGAGTAGATTAAATAAGCCTCAAAATACTGATGCTACACAATGTGCAAAACCTTTTAATTCCTCTGATAGATCTGATTTGAGGTCAAACAGAATAGTAGTTTTGAAGCCTGGCACAGTTAATGTGGAAAATTCTGTAGAAACAAGCTTTGTAAGTCCTCCACATTCGCCTGATAGCTTCAGTTCTAATGCACAAAATACTAGGCTTTCACATTTTCCCTTCAGTTGTATAAAGAGAACATTGAAGCATGTTATGAAAGTAAGGAGACAAGAACAGCAGTTGAAGACAGCTGATGGAATACCAAGTAGACTTTCCTCCAGTTCAAAGGGCCTGGGAGATGGAAAAAAAGCACAAGAATtggaaatttctgaaagaaactcaccaattcatgcCCTTAGTAATACTGGAAAATGGTTGAATTCATATCATgatttgaagaagaagagggagaaCATTATCATGTTCAAGGATTCTGCGTTATGTATGGGTCAGGAAGCAGCTTCTTTTGGTGAAAGTTGCAGTAAGAATACTTCAGTTAGCCCTCgtgaagaaaatatattgaaaatgcACGTTGAAAGTAGGAAGAGTCGATCTCAGATGTTGAACTATGGAATCGAGGAAACTTTTGAAGAAGACATTAATCTTAAAAATAGTGTTCTTAACCACAATCTGCATGCATATTATGATATTCCTAGAG ATGGCAGATACATGGACAGTCCTACTCAGAACATCAACATGAATAATATAATCGGAGGAAGTGGATCTTTGCTG GATTTGCGTCCAGAAATCCAGACATTGTCTTTTTCATCAGATGTTTCATCAAGCCAATCCTGTCAGAGAACAGATAATACTGTAAACATGGGAAACAAAGTCGAACATCCTAATAATGAATCTTTTGATGAACATTTTATTAAGGATGATGTTACCAACCTTATTCAACCAG ATGAGTCACCAGAAAAGAGAATGCatgaaaaaattgaagagaACCATTTTGAAGACCTTTTAAGACTCTCTTTTGATCCAATGAACGATTTAGTCTCCTCCAAGGACGACATCATAGACTATGTAAGGGAAATTCTGCATGCTTTGAACCTTACTCTGAAGAGATCATCTGACCAATTGCTGGATCCAACCACCtttgttgaactgaaggaaaaACCTAGCCAACTTTCTGGTGGAACAATCTTGCATGACTGTGTCATAGAATGTTTCATGCAGGTATACCAGAATAGTGGTTTCCCACTTCACGTTGGAAACGTCCAAGCGTATGTTTTGAAGAAACTTGTGGTTAAAGAGATCACTGAACTCGTTAACTTGCACTTTCACTCTCATCCATCAACTTTAACGTTAGAACAGCTTGTTGAAATGGACTTGGCAAGACGTGGTTCATGGCTAAATATCCAAGTTGATGCAGAAGATATAGCAGTAGAGCTGGAGACACATGTTCTTGAAAAACTGGTATTGGAAATTGCCTCTGAGATGAATTACCAGAAACATGACACATTGCAATAA